A single Cannabis sativa cultivar Pink pepper isolate KNU-18-1 chromosome 7, ASM2916894v1, whole genome shotgun sequence DNA region contains:
- the LOC115696409 gene encoding uncharacterized protein LOC115696409 — protein MVGTNTVYAEVLEKALEAELLENDIKKENAAKWEARRNNGGNQENKRKHEGNHGNDRDKKGKAVVQNNNNGVKRSYVEFPICPTCNRKHLGECKMKSGVCYNCGQPGHLKKNCPKGQKKENQAAPARVFALTRGEAATSNTVVSGQVSIYGLPCNVLFDSGATHSYIATRLIDSIDNPCDLLRCSIVTELPSGETMLSTRRMRDVPIIIESKELMGDLIELGIKEYNVILGMDWLSSHGATINCRKKLIAFETKAGDRFIFKGDKLALRTPLISSLKASQLMKAGCMAFLASVVDRAIETQLNVENVHIVCEFPEVFPEDLPGLPPDREVEFIIELAPGTNPISKAPYRMAPNQLKELKIQLQELLDKGFIRPSYSPWGAPVLFVKKKDGSMRMCVDYRELNKVTIKNKYPLPRIDDLFDQLQGSAVFSKINLRSGYHQLKVRKEDIPKTAFRTRYGHYEFLVMSFGLTNAPAAFMDMMNRVFKEYLDKFVVVFINDILIYSKTMEEHEEHLRMTLNRLKENQLYAKFKKCEFWLEKVAFLGHIVSKDGVEVDPTKIEAVTP, from the coding sequence aTGGTGGGGACCAACACAGTTTATGCTGAGGTGTTAGAGAAAGCTCTCGAAGCTGAGTTGCTCGAAAATGATATAAAGAAGGAGAATGCTGCTAAGTGGGAAGCCCGAAGAAACAATGGAGGAAATCAAGAGAATAAGAGAAAACACGAGGGAAATCACGGTAATGATCGTGATAAAAAGGGGAAAGCAGTGGTCCAAAATAACAATAATGGGGTGAAAAGGTCCTATGTAGAATTTCCAATTTGCCCCACATGCAATAGAAAACATCTTGGGGAGTGTAAGATGAAGTCAGGGGTGTGCTACAATTGTGGGCAGCCAGGCCATCTGAAGAAAAATTGCCCAAAGGGACAAAAGAAGGAGAACCAAGCcgctcctgctcgagtgtttgctCTCACCAGAGGAGAAGCGGCCACAAGCAACACTGTTGTCTCAGGTCAGGTTTCTATTTACGGATTGCCTTGTAATGTTCTCTTTGATTCTGGAGCTACTCATTCTTATATAGCTACTAGGTTGATTGATAGTATAGATAACCCGTGTGACCTACTTAGATGTAGTATTGTAACGGAATTACCCTCGGGAGAAACCATGCTATCAACAAGAAGAATGCGAGATGTACctatcataatcgaaagcaaagAACTCATGGGCGACCTAATAGAGCTGGGAATAAAGGAATATAATGTTATACTTGGGATGGATTGGCTATCTAGTCACGGTGCGACAATCAATTGCCGAAAGAAACTGATCGCTTTTGAAACAAAGGCTGGGGATCGGTTTATATTCAAGGGCGACAAGCTAGCCCTTAGGACTCCATTAATCTCTTCCCTAAAAGCTAGTCAGCTAATGAAGGCGGGATGCATGGCATTCTTGGCCAGCGTAGTGGATCGAGCAATAGAGACGCAACTAAATGTGGAGAACGTGCACATAGTCTGTGAATTTCCAGAGGTCTTTCCAGAAGATCTACCGGGACTACCTCCAGACAGAGAGGTGGAGTTCATCATCGAATTAGCCCCAGGGACTAATCCAATTTCAAAGGCTCCATACAGAATGGCACCTAATCAGCTAAAAGAGCTTAAAATACAACTACAGGAGCTCTTAGACAAAGGGTTCATTAGACCgagttactcaccttggggtgcgccGGTActcttcgtcaagaagaaagatggaagtaTGAGGATGTGCGTGGACTACCGTGAGCTCAACAAGGTGACCATCaagaataagtatcctttgCCAAGGATTGACGATCTCTTTGATCAATTGCAAGGCTCGGCTGTGTTCTCAAAGATAAATCTAAGATCTGGGTATCACCAGTTGAAGGTCCGGAAGGAAGACATACCCAAGACAGCATTCAGAAcacggtatggacactatgagttTTTAGTAATGTCTTTCGGACTAACTAACGCCCCAGCAGCCTTCATGGATAtgatgaatagggtgttcaaggagtACCTAGATAAGTTTGTTGTTGTATTCATTAATGACATTCTTATCTACTCCAAAACTATGGAGGAACATGAGGAACACCTAAGGATGACTCTAAACCGACTTAAGGAGAACCAActatatgccaaattcaagaaatgtgaattctggttagagAAGGTGGCATTCCTAGGCCATATAGTTTCCAAAGATGGAGTCGAGGTGGATCCTACAAAGATTGaagctgtaacaccctaa